The Danio rerio strain Tuebingen ecotype United States chromosome 1, GRCz12tu, whole genome shotgun sequence genome includes a region encoding these proteins:
- the txndc11 gene encoding thioredoxin domain-containing protein 11 isoform X3, whose product MRFFPAEAPVLDLFLGQLEEADRLREEADVSVLFFYAPWCAHSITARQHVQQVALRLADQVQFLAVNCWWHQGRCRKQKSFFQYPVIHLYYRRFGPIEYRGPVRSDYLESFILRVCAPLVYLPTAGALHSFLTQHQQGVVGYFRFSWSPQPAGYLTFLLSALHALRRDHQGAVRFAVVTNQAVAEGVSLREDESVYLHRRLNSSLVFPRAQRNFTAQAVSDWVLENKESVVYWIQPTRAKSYSLEAELQKGPALLTFLPHNPLTANQLLDQVSAVALLYQSGCGSSAPRLCCQCVPVCASSGVCEVCVQRSVCSGLHQSLQRLQSSASCWSVQSSYTPSGRLSVCCGASVCRGGASVCSGASISGLQCRSNRTLRFYMLDAELHRPLAHRLGARGGLHRPFITIINLRDETHHVLEPSGTLEGFIQNFSVPYSPLRRHLVGQEAPQQTQSLVQEVTSDSFLQTVMDSQRDVLLLYYSAWCGFCSVLNHVFLQLGRLFRGNRALTVARVNVGRNDLPWEFMVDHLPTVLFFPRHRKQMSVKFPENTPMTVPNLLRFVLQHTGHAPWEEQQSGEGEEPVRGEESVSLLGAELRALQQEVFSLHRVRERVSQQLDVLWRENRRLTLHTHTLQSQNQELQAQIHQLEALYREKTHQLTHTVHRLQELADASEELLKENTLLKVLLTALSDADHRQTTEDRQTTDHRQATEEHDENTHAEDESS is encoded by the exons TGAACTGCTGGTGGCATCAGGGCCGCTGCAGGAAGCAGAAGAGCTTCTTCCAGTATCCCGTCATTCATCTGTACTACAGgag GTTCGGGCCGATCGAGTACAGGGGTCCGGTTCGCTCCGATTATCTGGAGAGCTTCATCCTCAGGGTTTGTGCTCCGCTTGTGTACCTGCCCACGGCTGGAGCCCTGCACTCCTTTCTCACACAGcaccag cAGGGTGTGGTGGGTTATTTCAGGTTTAGCTGGTCTCCTCAGCCGGCAGGTTACCTCACCTTTCTGTTGTCTGCTCTGCACGCGCTGCGAcgag ATCACCAGGGGGCGGTGCGCTTCGCTGTGGTGACCAATCAGGCGGTGGCAGAGGGCGTGTCTCTCAGGGAAGATGAAAGTGTGTATTTGCACCGCCGTTTGAACAGCTCGCTG GTGTTCCCGCGAGCGCAGAGGAACTTCACCGCACAGGCCGTCTCTGATTGGGTGCTGGAGAACAAAGAGAGCGTCGTCTACTGGATTCAACCAACCAGAGCCAAGAGTTACTCTCTGGAGGCGGAGCTACAGAAGGGCCCTGCCCTCCTGACCTTCCTCCCACACAATCCCCTCACAGCCAATCAGCTGCTCGATCAG gtgtccGCTGTGGCTCTGCTCTATCAGTCTGGCTGTGGCTCGTCTGCTCCGCGTCTCTGCTGTCAGTGTGTGCCGGTGTGTGCGAGctctggtgtgtgtgaggtgtgtgtccAGCGCTCAGTCTGCTCCGGGCTCCACCAGAGCCTCCAGCGTCTGCAGTCCAGCGCCTCCTGCTGGAGCGTCCAGAGCTCATACACACCGTCCGGCCGGCTGAGTGTGTGTTGCGGAGCGAGTGTGTGCCGCGGCGGGGCGAGTGTGTGCAGTGGGGCCTCCATCAGCGGGCTGCAGTGCCGCTCCAACCGCACGCTGCGCTTCTACATGCTGGACGCAGAGCTGCACCGGCCCCTGGCTCACAGACTGGGGGCCCGCGGGGGACTCCACCGGcccttcatcaccatcatcaaccTCAGAGACGAGACACACCACGTGCTGGAGCCCAGCGGCACTctgg AAGGCTTCATCCAGAACTTCAGCGTTCCCTACAGCCCACTGCGCAGACATCTAGTGGGACAGGAAGCACCTCAGCAGACACAGAGCCTCGTACAGGAAGTGACCTCAGACAGCTTCCTGCAGACGGTCATGGACTCGCAAAGG GACGTGCTGCTGCTGTATTACTCAGCCTGGTGTGGATTCTGCTCTGTTCTCAATCACGTGTTTCTCCAGCTGGGTCGCCTCTTCCGGGGGAACAGGGCGCTCACGGTGGCCAG agtCAATGTGGGCCGTAATGATCTGCCCTGGGAGTTCATGGTGGATCATCTGCCCACCGTGCTCTTCTTCCCCAGACACAG gAAGCAGATGAGTGTGAAGTTTCCAGAAAACACACCCATGACTGTTCCAAACCTGCTGCGCTTCGTTCTGCAGCACACAGGCCACGCCCCATGGGAGGAGCAGCAGTCGGGAGAAGGGGAGGAGCCAGTTAGAGGGGAGGAGTCAGTTTCTCTGCTGGGGGCGGAGCTCCGGGCGCTGCAGCAGGAAGTGTTCTCTCTGCACCGGGTTCGAGAGCGTGTGTCCCAGCAGCTGGATGTGCTGTGGCGGGAGAACCGGCGGCTCACgctgcacacgcacacactgcaGAGCCAGAACCAAGAGCTGCAAGCGCAGATCCACCAGCTGGAGGCGCTGTACCGGGAGAAAACACACCAGCTCACACACACTGTTCACAGACTGCAGGAGCTGGCAGACGCCTCCGAGGAGCTCCTGAAGGAGAACACACTGCTGAAGGTGCTGCTGACCGCTCTGAGCGACGCGGaccacagacagacaacagaagacagacagacaacagacCACAGACAGGCAACAGAAGAACATGATGAAAACACACATGCAGAGGACGAGTCTTCCTGA